A segment of the Catenovulum adriaticum genome:
CTAGTACCATCAATTGCATCCGTTACCGGACCCGCAATATCGGCTTTTAAGATAGCTAAACTGAATAAAATAGTTTGTTCGCTAAAACAAACATCATTGCGCATGGTGTGATATAACTCCCCATCAAAGTAGAACTTAAAATGGTCTTGATCCCACTCTAATCCGTAGGTGTGATATTCATCGCCAAAATTCGCCACTGCTTCAGCTGCTTGATATTTTTTAAGTTCAACCCACTCTTTACCATTGTGATACTCAAGCACATAGTCTGATATCAAATTACGGTAAATACCTTGCGAGTCGCCATACTCTTGCTCCCAACCATTTACAAATTGAATCGCACCAATATTTTTAGGTGTATCCCACTCTAATTGCAGCCATTTTTGACCATGTTTTTCAGACACCCAGCGGGTGTTCAACTTGCCGTCTATGGCAAATTCTTCTCTTGACGGTAGCTTGTTAAACACCCCATTAGTCGTTAATTGAGTATCCGCAGAAAGCGCGTGATTTAACGGGCTGTTTTGCGGTAAGTCATCTTTCGCAGACGGATATCCAGCCGATGAAGGTTCAAATACTCTAAATTCAGAAATATGAATAGACGCGGGATTCAGCGAAGTTAAACGCACTTTTTTTGCTTTAATCGCTTGTTTTAATTCTATTGTGTGATCGGGCTGCCCTAACAGTGTCCAATGTTTTTGGTCGTCACTGTGACTAATTCGACCATTGGGTAAGGTGTATTTGTCTGTCCAGTTATGTACATTAGTATTAATAATATTAGGGTAATGACCTTCGTTTATATCGATTTCACACGCTTTTTGCCCTTCATCAACCCCTTGTTTTGGCCAGAACCAAAATGAATTATTGGTGCCGTATGCCTCAGCATACTTAAATCTTGCTTCAAAATAACCATAACCAAAGGTGCGTTTACTCCAGACATTTCCGGTTGTCCAATCTTGACCACCGCGGGTTTCTTTAATGCTTTTTAAGTGTAAAACATCCTCTTTCACTTGCGCATTTTCACGCCAGCGACTACTGTAAACCCAAGGGTTTTCCGTTGGGCCATTTTGTGAAATCCAATTTTTATCTAGCTGTTTATCTGGGTAGTTAAATTCGTCCTGCCAAACGAGTTGCCACTTGGACAAATCGATACTTTTTTTACCTTTAAATTCGGTCGAACTAGCCGATTGATTGCCTTGCGTATCTGCATATGTGTTAAATCCAGAGCCAGCGATAACAACAGCAAACGCCATCTTTAAATAAAATTTCATATTTTTCTCGTTCTCATTAGCCAGTAAATTTATTTATATGTTGTTCATTGTGTTTAACTGCTCAAAGTGACACATAAAAATTTTCGTATTTCTGATAAACCTAAACAGGTAAAAATTGAATGGATAAAAATGGTGATAGGTACCGGGCTAAATAGGGCTTGATTGAATTAAAATTGGAGAGAGGAGATTTCATTTGGCTGATGACTACATACCAGCTCCGTTCCGGTAACCTTTCACAAATACCTTAGCATGCGTAGAACTAACGAAACCGACCGTTCAGAGCGTTAACGTCTATTCTTCAAGCACATCATGGTCGGTGTCAGCTTTGAGAGAAAAGCAGATGGTCGATCTAGCTCATTTCTGGACAGAAATGAGTCAGTGAAACTTCTAAATTAGCAAATAATGAATTATCTTAGGTATGGCAATTTATACAGAAGACACAACGAGTGAATACTACATCGGTAGCTTAGTTGTAATAGCCTAATCAACAGGTCGTACTGACACAGGATCGATATTAAGCTTCTTTAGATCAAATGGCCTTATCCTGCTTTCTTCAAATAATTCTATTGCCTTTTTGATTATATACATCTTCCTTTCGTGCTCTAATTGAAACGGACGATTTTTCATGAACAAAGCACACACGATAGACATCACCGTAGAACCAAACTCGATTAATTGCTGTTCACTATAATCTTTCATGTAACGGTTTTTTCTGTAGTTTGCCTCAATTAGCTCCTGACCATTAGGTTGACAAGGTAATTCTTTCATAATTTTCTCTATAGAAAAAAATTCTTCTGAAGCTAACCTATGCTTGAAACCATTGAACTTTGAGTATTGCCCAATTAATTGCTCAAGAACACGGTTCAATAGGCCTTCGACCATTGATAGTTCTAGATTGTCATTCTTAATATTATAGATTGGAATATCAGTACCACTCGCGACTGAGTTCGGTTTTGCCACCATATGTGTATCTTGTAAAAGAATAACCCTATGTATGTTCTTGAACCTTAGCGTATCTCCTGATTTGGCACCTAAAAGTCCACTGATATAGTTGATAAGAATGTCAGGCTCCAGCATCTCAGCAGCTTCATTGATCAAGACAAGCACCCCAGCCGTATCTGGACTCATCGATAAATACTCAATGGTAGAGTTAACCTGCTTGTCAGCCTTGCTGACAACACTCTCTATCTGACGAAAGGCCTTGTTTTCAAATTTTCGAATTAATCGCTCACCATCATCCATTAAGCCAACAACCTTACGAAAATTCAGCTCGCCATAGATACCAGGAAAGTCTGGGCGTTTCATTATCTCATGGAAGTAACTTTCTAACTTTTCTCCTGGATCGCTCTTGATCGTTTTTAGTTCGAGTACGGCTACATCTCTTAATACGTAGTCTGCAATCTGTACTCCTGAAGGAATTTGAACTGTTATATCGTCCAGATCCTTGAAGACTCCGTATTGCTGCATGAAAGACTTGAAGTTAGCTTCACTTGCGAATTTCATGCCTTCTTTTGCCACGATTGTCTCCTTATTCTGAATGCTGAATCGACCAATAATCATTAAACACTATATTGATTAGGGAAGTTTAGTCAAATGATTCTTAGATGAAGTAATATCTCAAATAGCCGAGGGACATAATGGGGCAAAGGCTAGTTATATGTATAAATCGTCGATGGACAACATCGATTCAGAACGAAAACGTGCCTTGTACCAGAAGCGGAAATTGACTGTTGAATTTTAAACGTCGGCTGCCAGGTGAAAAGCTGACGTTTAACCAGCTCAAATTCTGCATATTTTGTAGGTTGGCATGAGCCTTGGCCAATTCCAAAATTTTGTATATTAAATGCCCGACCCAAATTATAGAGCTTGCCTAATAATTATCACTCCTGCGGTTTATTCTTTAAATCAGAATAAGATCTTCAAATACATTAATATTTACTTTGTCTAATAATAAATCAATGTTCATTATATCAGTCGCAAAAAAGTTAGAAAAAATATGCGATTTCTTAGACAATTTACACTCTAATGCACATGATAGTTTTATTTTTAAAGGCCTACTGCTGTTTATTTTATTATAGTGTTTCAAAAGGAATTGATTAAGTTCGTCAGTATTATCGATTTCAGGGTGAAGCAACGCAAATTTTAAAAGGTCATAATCTTTAATCTGTGATGATTTTATTTGACTGATTTTAACCAATTCATTGAGAAATTTAATTGCAAAGCTAGCCTTTTTCTCAGTAGTTATCGCTGTTTTTACAATCCGTCTTTCAATATATTTAAACGTGTCTTGACTATTTTTTTGAGTTTCATGATTTAATTCTAACTGTGGTAGATCAGTCCAACACATTTGCTTTGGTAACAATGAATGAATTAATTCATCATCTATACTTTGAAGCCACAATTTATAACTTTTAAAGCTATTTATTAATGGGTTTGCACGTAAAAAAGTAATAAAATTGCAACGTGCAATATAAGGCCTATTTTCTTCATCTCTTTCAACTGAATTGAAAAGTAAGTGTTCTGAAAGTTGGCTTTGGAAAGCCACTGTGTCGGAATTATCCATGCTCCTAGATACTTCCAACCTTATTTTTTTCCAAGTCGTAGGGTATGATTCTTCTGGATTGCTCGGTAGATCTAACATCTCAAAGCGGCTATGGTGAGCGTCAACCCAAATACGGTAACTGTCTTGGCTCGTAATTCTCAAACCTGCCATGTTCTCATCAATTAAGAATTCTATAAATTCGTCAAATGTGCAAACAATAGATTCTATATCTTCTGTTTGATTTTCTTTGGTCGATACTGACTGCTCTGGATCATTTTTTTCGTCATCTTCATCATCTTCATGGGGCCAACCATATAAATAACCAATTAATACGTCGGATATTCTTTGTTTCTTTTTATTTTTCAGGTTTAATATAGGGCTTTCTATTTGATCAACAGTTTTTATTCCAAAACCTATCATCCTGAGTACTTCTTCATAATTATAATCAATATTATTCAGGTAAGCTTTTAAGTCTCCATCTTCAACGTTATCTTTATCCCCGTTGTAATTTAGTAGTATTCTCTTGTACCTTCGGAGATAAGCGGCTTTCAACCAGAAGTGCCTTTCCAAATAGTCAGCGTGAGGTTTATCTGAAGCAATCCCGTTGCATTCGCTACAAGCTCTTATTAGCGTCTTTTTTACTACTCTGTGTAGGCCATCTTCAAATTTACAATTCAGCGGTGGAACATGATCATCCGTCATTTCAAGGCCCATACGAGCATGCCTGCCACAATATTGGCAAATTGTATTATCTTCGGCTAGAGTCATTGGATAAATCCGCTTATATCCAACGTTGTTTATTTGTCTATAACTCATTAATTAAACTCAAACTCAGTTTTAAATATTTTCATCCCAAAAGTACATAATATGCTTAAACGAATTCACTCATGGATCGTGTTTTATAAAATCTAAACTAAAGCTATCTTTGCAAATGCGAGTGTCCCAGTAATTAGGATTGAAAGGTCCAGCTTCAACTAGTTCAATTATTTTTGTTTTGTCCTCTTCCTTCATATTCATTCCAAAATATATGTCTGATATGTCATCATTTCGAAGAGATAATGAACTCCCATTGTTCTCAAGTTGAAGAGGCCAATTAGGACTGAACATACTCCGGTACTCATCTTCATATTCCCAATTCTTCGCTTTTTTCAAAATAATTGAAAGCAAACTAACAAGATTGGAAAAGACAGGAAATTTAATTGTTGGATAATCATTTGAATAATGGATTTTTCTAGTATTGGTGAAAATACTTTTAGGGTTATCATTAACTTTAAATTTAATGCAGTAACCTGTATGAGAATTAGCATAGTGGGCCCAAAATAAAATATTTTTGTGACTTGTCGTAAAACAACAAACCCTTGTTTGAGAATAAGACTGTTTTAAAGCTGCTTCTAACTTAATTTTGAGTGAGTCATCACCTAGCAAACTTTGAATTGAACTCAATTTTTCATTAAATAAGTTTCCCGATAACGATCTCATGAGTTTTATGTCTTCAATAAACCCGCTTATTTCATCCCAATCGTCCAACCCAGGCCACTTGAGCTTAAACTTAATGTCATGGGGATCATTTAATGATTCAGGAGTTGTATGATATAGCCAGCCATCAGTTAGCATAGCTTTGTGTTTATCTATCGATTCAGGAGTATTTGAAAAAGATAAAAACCGAAAAAGACCATCAAACCCTGATTCATGAGCTGATATGTGGCGTTCTGTAAACTCAATAATTTTGTTATCCATTCTGTCACTGCTAAAACTTTCAACATTAAATTAATGTATCATAATAGCCAACAACACATAATATTATCTTAATCACAAAAGCAGAAACCCAACCACCCAATATTCATCAAAATGCGAAAGATACAAAATATTTCCTAATCGCTCAAAGCGAAGATTTACACCTTACCTTTAGGTTACCACGCAGAGCGTGGGAACCCGCAGCATATGGGGATATATAGGTTGCGTAAATGTCTCCAATTCGCTCATTTGCGACGCTCGACTAAACTCATTTGGGGGCAAAAATGAGCACGCGTAGGTTGGGTCGAGCGAAGCGAATCCCAACACTTTTATTAAATACGCCACAATGTTGGGTGCGCCTCTGGCTTACCACAACCTACAATATATGCAAAATCTGAGTCGCGTAAATGTCTGCTTATCGCCTAACAGCTGACATTGAAAATTAATGAGTAAATTTCCGCAATTGGCACTTTTTTAAAATAAAAATGATGGCTGTTTTTTGTTGTAAATAAAGCTGATAACACATCAACACATGTTCAACCTACTGTACAATTTTGTTTGTTAAAGCTATACATGTCCCATTGAATTTGCAGGTAGAGGTTCTCATGAGAATCGTATCTTTTACCGAAGCAAGAAATAGCCTAAAAGCGGTTTTGGACGGTGTCGTTAATGATGATGATACAACGGTCATTACACGCCGAGATTCTGAAGATGCAGTGGTTATGTCTTTAGACTACTACAACAGCCTTATGGAGACAGTTCACTTAGTTGCGTTGGCAGGTTTGATTGAGTTTTATCAATCAAACCTGCACGTTAGGGTTATTGCATATTTATTTTTAGTGCTTGCAACTAGGGATCTCAAGATTGGCTAATTCTGGTAATTTGCGATCATGAGCGCCTACTGCAAAATCAGAAACATGTGATACGTTAGCTTTCTTCCAATTCACTTCTAACCGGTTATCACCTAAAAAGATATTTTGGGCTTTAATTCTTAACGCGTTCGCAATCTTTGCATAAGCCGGATCGTAAGCAACATTATTACGCTCTTTTGGATCACATTTCATATCGTATAGCGCTAGCTCAACATCTTTTGCTGAAGCGTTAACGGCCCACATAATATTCTCACCGGCGGCATGAGTTACGCCTGGTTTGCCGTTAAACGGACGAATTTTCATTGAAAAGCCAAAACGCTTTGAACGCAAATATACGCGATCTCCCGCAATCTGGTTCAACTCACCTAATACATAATCACGTTTTAGGTCTGGCTGGCGAATCACTTTAGCTAAATCGAACCCATCTAAATAGGGCGTTTGTTTTTCAACATCTATACCCGCTGCTGAATAAATGGTGGGCGCAATATCAACATATTCTACAAAGTCGGTATGTACGGTATTTTTTGGAAAGTGCTCACCTGAAGAGTCGGCCACAATCATAGCGCCATGACCTGATTTATTCCAAGGTGCAAATTTTGCAGAAATCCCTTGTTCACCTAAATGCCAGCCATGATCGCCCACAGTTGCAATAATTATGTATGGGCGATTTGTTTTTTCACTAAATGCTTTAAAATCTTTGATGGCTTTACCAATTAACGAGTCACCATAAGCCGTATACGCATAATAATCTTGAATAATTCTTAACTTTTCTGCTTTGGTTAAATCGTCGACTTTCATTGAGTTATAAAGACTCACCAATTGTTTGGGTAATTTTTCAAGCTCGTCTTTTGAAAACTCCGGAATTTTATACGGGAATTGCTCAAAACGGTCCTGATATGTTTTAGGTGGCAAAACAGGCGTATGCGGAAAATGAAAACTTAAACTGACCATCACGGGTTTTTCATCTTTAGGGCCAATAATTTTATCACCTAACATAGAGGTATATTCTTGGTTCGCATTGCCTAAATAGTTTTGATACGCTTCTAAAATTCGGCCATCTAGGGTTTTATCTTCGGGCATTGGGCTTTCACCCGCCATGATTAAGGTTTTTGAACCACGGGTATAAGAGCGAATAATATCTAACTTTTTATCAACTGGGTTTGGCGCTGAAATATATTTTCCGTTTTTATGATAAAGGAATGAGTCCACCGTTCCGTCGGGAAAATACAAATGTTCGGTGATTGAGATCGGCCGATTACTTTTTGCCCAATTATATTCTGCGGTTTTCCCCCAATCACCAATACCCGCTTTTTCTAGTGCGTAACGTTCAACTTCAAAATCGTAAATTAACGGTGTGCCGCCTTTATCCGGCGAGTTTTTAGTCCGTAAACCCGCTTTGCCTGCTAACATGGTTTGGTAACCATGAGCTCGTAATACTTCTGGAATCATAGGTTTGGCGGTCTGATTTTCACGATGCGCGTATTCAAAACCGTATCGACCACTGTGGTGCGGATATTGACCTGTCGCCATTGAATAACGTGACGGTGAACAACCCGGAGACTGATTATAAGCCAGTGGAAATAACACACCTTCTTTCGCAAGCGCGTCTAAATTAGGTGACTCAACATAACCTAATTCACTTTCTTTTTTGCCGGTTAACGCTTGGTTAACTGCAGCAATTGAGTCGGCGCGTTGGTCATCTGTTAAAATCCATAAAATATTTGGTTTAACTTTAGTATTTTGTGAGGCGTTATTCGGCAGCGCTTTAGCGACATTCATCGCTACTCGGTTAGCCGGAATACGATGCTCGTTAGCTTGCTGAGCGTTTACAGCCACTTGTGGTGAATTTATCGCGGTGCAGCCTAACAGACCGAAAAAGGTGCTCGCTGTAAAACTCCACTTTAATCTCGTTTTTAGTGTTTTATTCATTTTTAATTCAACTCTATTTTTTGATAACTGTTTTTTTAGTTTGTTTTAATCACTGTCGTTAAAAGTTGGACTTATCACCGAGTTTTATTATTTTTTGGGTTGGTAATAACGAATCGAGTTAACGTTCATGCTAGCGACTGCTGTATAATTAAAGCTTGAGGCGTTTTGTGACTACCAAGTGTTATCAAGATCATTATTTAGGTAATCAAATTCATCGTGCCAAACCAATTGCCACCAGCTTAGATCAATTGTTTTTTTCAGTTTTGTCCTTAGAACTGTTTGCATAAGCGTTAAAACCTGAAACAAAAAGAAGGGCTACTCTCGAAATAGCTTTAGGTATGGGGTCATATGCTGTCGCCTTTATTAAAAACGTATTGATATATTAGGTTGTTACCAACAGTTAAAGCTGACACTTAGTTTGAATAATAAAATTATAAAAACTGTTGCGTCCATACACAGCGATGAAAGCAAACATAAAACTGAACATTGTATAAACAGCCAATAAAATAGCATAAGCAGGTGAAGCCATTTACCTCACCTGCCAACAACTATTTTATTGCTCGTCGATAATTGCGTTAACGCCAGCTGTCCATTGCACTGAGCCTCGCTCATAGGCACCTACATCAGGGGCTTCACCCACCACATTTTTATCAAAACCACTAATATCTGCCGCGGCATCAATTAACGCGCTGTCTGGCTTGGGCATAAAATTACCGCCATCAGCATCCATAAAAGGTGATTCACTTGCGATAATATTATTTTTTAAATCATAGGCGGCTGTTTTTAACCAATCAGGTTTGCTTGAATAATTGTTCCACACCCGATTATCTTTTTGCTCATAACCATTCACCCAGGCATCCATCGCATTGCCCGGATTCCATAAGGTGTTGTGATACATATCGTTTTGCCAAGTTGCCCAATTTAATTGCAATCCAGACCAGGTGACATTCCATACTACATTATGGTGTACTAAGTAGCCTTTACTGTTGTTATCTAGGTAAATGCCAGCGGCGCGGCCATCGGCATAATCTGGGCCATAAGCATCATGAAACCAGTTGTGGTGAATACGGGTGTTTTTTAAATCAGCATTGCCAACTGTGTAAAAAACACCACCATCGTTATTGATTAACATGCCGTTTGACACATCGTTATAGGCAACTTCACCGTTTTGACCCGAGTAATAAATGCCGTCTCGGCCAAAATGTGAAATGGTATTTTTTAGGATCTTAACGTTATCCGCACCAGTTCGAATGGCTGATGCATGAATACCGACAGAGTTAAAATAACGCATAACATTGTTTTCAACGATAGAGCCTTCGCCACGTCCACCCCAACCTAAAAGATTAACCGCAACCAATGAACCCTGTTCTAATATATTGCCTTTAATGGTTGCATGATGCGCACTGACCAAAATAGCGCCATCACCCACTTGAGCATCACTATTATCTAATTCATCTAGTCGTTCACGGCCATGCGTTATAATATTGTCAGTCACTTTGGCGTAATGCCCATTAATAACCACACCTGCGCCAAATATGTCAAACGCTCGAACTTCTACATGTTCACCATTAATAATAATGGCATCTTTATGTGTGGCAACTTCCACCGTGTTGTCTGCTGGTTTTTCACCATTAGGGGTTTGTAAATACAAGGTTTCTGTATTGTCGTCGTAGTACCATTCTCTGGCATGATCTAATAAATTTAGTTTGCCAAATACGTACAAACGGCCATAGTTATCGTTACGATATACGCTTGGGTTGTGCGGTGAAAAAGGCCATTTATTAATATCAATTGATTGGTACTGAATTTGACCCGGCTGCTGATCGGTTATTTTACGTGTCCAACTGGTGCCTGAATGCGCGCCTAAATACCATACATAACCACCCGTTAAATCATCGGGTAAGTCAGTTGCTTCTATCACAGAGCCATCACCGCCCTCAATAGGGTGGGCATCAATTGTGAATCTGTCGTTGTCAGTATTGTTTGGCCATCTGGCTAAATCCATTAATTTACTTTGGTAATAAACTTGATTATGAGTATCACCTAAATTCATTTTTATGTTGGCTTTGTAAATATCGCCTTGATGTTGTTCCCAGTTATTAACATATTGAGTGCCTTTTAAATAAACTTTTTCACCATTCGCGGCTTTAAATAAAATAGGCGCTTGTTCAGTACCGTTAGCATCAATTTTTAAAACTTCGTTATAAACCCCACCTCTTACAATACAGGTGTCGCCAGGCTGCATAACCGACTGTGCTTTAGCAAAGGTTTTAAAAGGGTTTTCTTTTGAACCGTCGTTTGTATCATCGCCTTGCAATGAAACATAAAACGCGTTTTCAGGGGCAGGTGCCGGGCAACCTTGCTGTGCTACGATGCCTTTTTCTTGCGGACAAAGATCGTCGGCATTTACAATACCGTCATAATCATCATCTTTTGGATAAGGGCAACCTGCTAATACTTCGGGGCCTTTTTGCTCAATACAGTCGTCGTTATCGTCGATTATGCCGTCTAAATCTGTATCTTTTTGTGCAATAACGGGACAACCATTGTTGTCGGCACTGCCGACTTGTTCTGGGCAGTCATCTAGCCTATCGACCACTTCATCTTGATCGGTATCTTTGTCTGGACACCCATTGTTGGCAGCAATGCCAGCTTCATCAGGGCAAAGATCGTCTGGGTTAGCAATGCCATCATTGTCGTTATCAGTTACGGTTACAGGTGTATCATCCGTTGAATCACTTCCGGAGCCTGAGCCACCACATCCCATTAAAATCATCATGCTGAATAAACCCAGCGCGATTTGCTTTTTATATAACAAAACCCTTCCCCTTTAATTAAAAATAACCAACAATACAATGAAAACTGTTAACAATATATCAAATTTACTTATAGTTAACAATTTTCATATTCGATGGTTGTATTCACAATTAAAGGGAAGCGTTATAACAAAGAGGCTGTGAAAAAAATATATCGCTTCTCCATCACATTTTTAACCTCAACTCGAGTTAAGGTTTAAGATTAAAAATTAAAAGTTAAGTAAAAATGTTTCATTAAAAACCGATCACCTACTCGTCACACCCTTTTAATAACTTTGGCTGGATTACCTGCAATAACCACATTGTCACCAAAACTTTTTGTGACCACAGCACCTGCGCCTACCACAACATTATTACCCAAACTAACACCCGGATTAATCACAGCGTTACCGCCTATCCAGCAATTATTGCCTATATTAACGGGTTTCGCTGATTCAATGCCTTTAGCTCGCTCAACTGGATCAATAGGATGTGTTGCTGTGTAAATCCCAACTTGAGGTGCAATAAAACAATTATCTCCAATACGAACTTCGGCTACGTCCAAAATCACACAGTTAAAATTCGCATAGAAATGATTGCCTACGTGAATGTTACTGCCGTAGTCGCAATTAAAGGTGGGTTCAATGTATAAATCTTTGCCTGTACTACCGAATAGATTTTTAAGCAGTTTTTTACGTGCACCTAATTTGCGGACACTCGTTTGGTTGAAGGTTTCTAATAAAATTCGAGCATCAAAACGCATTTTAATCAAGGTTTTATCCATAGGATTATAAGATTGCCCGGATAACATTTTTTCTAATTCAGTCATGATACCTCACTCAAATAAATTCAATTTTTTTGATGATAAAGCAAATTAAATTTAATACCAGTCGACATACCATAGCCCATTTACACAACCCACTTAGCAAATTAACGTTACCGCTTTACTTTTACTAAATGGGCTTAATGTGTGTGGGCTTAATCCAACAACATTAGTCAAATAAAACAGATATTTCTGCGGTGATACCATTCCAATCAGAACCGATCTGGCCTGCCGAAGACGCACCTTCTGTTTGCTTAACATATTCTGTTTTCAATAAAGTATTATCCGCAACCCACCAGCCAAGCCCCAGCTGTAAACGATTTAAGTCTTTATCACCTGAAATATTATCGCTTTTATTGGTAATTGAGCTGTAACGAGTCGCCAAATAAACACTATTTGGCGTTAAGTAATGTGTCGCTTCTATTGCGTAATATTGAATTTGGCTTTCTATCTCTTGATAAGCAACCGCTTGGCTAGCAACGGTTTGTTTACCGGTATTATCAACAAAACTATAATCGTCTTTGGCAACGCCTGCCCAAGCTCTTAATAAGGTATCGTCGCTTATTTGATATTGCGCATTTATTTGTAAAATATTGGCGTTAAGTCCCGGTAATAAACCTGCATGCGTATCACGAGAATTTGCACCTGATGCTGCAAAATTATAGTTGTCGCCATCACCCTGAATAAGTCCGGCCGTTTGGATTTCTGTAAATGGACGATTTGATACCTGATCACCTAAATCGCTTGCAAACCAACCTATCCCTAAATCTAATCCAAAATTGGTATTAAACGAGCCGCGGCCAAATACGTTATAACCCCGGTCATTTGCATAATCTTCAAAAAAAGTAGGAACTGAAATACCTACATCGGCATTAATTTGAGTAATAACCGAGTTTGATATTTTTTGTGACCATAAGGTTTGAATGCCAGACTCAGCCGTTACAAAATCGATTGGTGAATTGCCAATTAACGGGTTTGTTTGGACGGCTGCCCCATCTGAATATCCTCGGTAATCAAATACAGTTGAAACAATATTACCTGCTCTGAAAAGCCATTTAGTATCTTCTGTTTCCTGGCCTGCTAACCCCAATATATCAAGGTCGATGTAACCTAAATCTTGTGAAATTTCAAATTGGTCATCTGATCCAAAGTCATTGGGTTCTTCCCCTAAATCGACATAAGCGGTTACATAATCATTAATTTTAACCGCCAACTCTAGATTAAACCTAAGCCGCTGAAAACCTGAATCCATTGCTACATTATCACTTGCAAAGGCGCCAGCATCGGCCTCTATCGATTGGAAACCTTGCATCAGCATCACTTTAGCATCCACTCTACCATCAAAAAATTCTGCGGCGTTTAGCTGACTCGTTAGCCCTATCGCAACAAGACTGGCTGAAAATAATGTACGGGTTGATTGAATTAATTTAATTGTGGTCATCATTGTATCCTAATATTTATCGGCGATTATTTAGCAATTGATAGCTAAGGCGTTTAGCTCAACTTGTTGCTCAACCTCAACATGAGCATAAGCCCAAAACGTGAGCATATTCCCAAACAAAATAAGAATCGTCAACACTTATTATTCACAAAAATTTTACACAATGATAAATAAACATGATTTTTTAAAATTAATTCATATAGTTATCAGCGAAAAATTATTTCAAATTATTTTTTGCTTTAACTCTCCCTCAATACAAAGCTAAGTCGGCGATCAGCGTCCACACTTAGATCAACAACAAACAAAGTCGTCAGACAGCAGATCATATTTATCACATTTTATATAAGGGTAAGGCATTGATCAGTAATATTTTTTATTACGTTTGTTGCTTGTAGGTATCTTTTTTGTTTAAAAAATGCACGTTAAAGATTGACATCTCAAAGCGGAGGTGGGATTATGCTCACATCATGAGCTTGTGCTCAAATATTGGCAAATACCAAAAGGGTGTTGTTTAATTA
Coding sequences within it:
- a CDS encoding family 16 glycosylhydrolase — translated: MKFYLKMAFAVVIAGSGFNTYADTQGNQSASSTEFKGKKSIDLSKWQLVWQDEFNYPDKQLDKNWISQNGPTENPWVYSSRWRENAQVKEDVLHLKSIKETRGGQDWTTGNVWSKRTFGYGYFEARFKYAEAYGTNNSFWFWPKQGVDEGQKACEIDINEGHYPNIINTNVHNWTDKYTLPNGRISHSDDQKHWTLLGQPDHTIELKQAIKAKKVRLTSLNPASIHISEFRVFEPSSAGYPSAKDDLPQNSPLNHALSADTQLTTNGVFNKLPSREEFAIDGKLNTRWVSEKHGQKWLQLEWDTPKNIGAIQFVNGWEQEYGDSQGIYRNLISDYVLEYHNGKEWVELKKYQAAEAVANFGDEYHTYGLEWDQDHFKFYFDGELYHTMRNDVCFSEQTILFSLAILKADIAGPVTDAIDGTSMKIDWVRYYQRKP
- a CDS encoding DUF2971 domain-containing protein, with protein sequence MDNKIIEFTERHISAHESGFDGLFRFLSFSNTPESIDKHKAMLTDGWLYHTTPESLNDPHDIKFKLKWPGLDDWDEISGFIEDIKLMRSLSGNLFNEKLSSIQSLLGDDSLKIKLEAALKQSYSQTRVCCFTTSHKNILFWAHYANSHTGYCIKFKVNDNPKSIFTNTRKIHYSNDYPTIKFPVFSNLVSLLSIILKKAKNWEYEDEYRSMFSPNWPLQLENNGSSLSLRNDDISDIYFGMNMKEEDKTKIIELVEAGPFNPNYWDTRICKDSFSLDFIKHDP
- a CDS encoding sulfatase-like hydrolase/transferase translates to MNKTLKTRLKWSFTASTFFGLLGCTAINSPQVAVNAQQANEHRIPANRVAMNVAKALPNNASQNTKVKPNILWILTDDQRADSIAAVNQALTGKKESELGYVESPNLDALAKEGVLFPLAYNQSPGCSPSRYSMATGQYPHHSGRYGFEYAHRENQTAKPMIPEVLRAHGYQTMLAGKAGLRTKNSPDKGGTPLIYDFEVERYALEKAGIGDWGKTAEYNWAKSNRPISITEHLYFPDGTVDSFLYHKNGKYISAPNPVDKKLDIIRSYTRGSKTLIMAGESPMPEDKTLDGRILEAYQNYLGNANQEYTSMLGDKIIGPKDEKPVMVSLSFHFPHTPVLPPKTYQDRFEQFPYKIPEFSKDELEKLPKQLVSLYNSMKVDDLTKAEKLRIIQDYYAYTAYGDSLIGKAIKDFKAFSEKTNRPYIIIATVGDHGWHLGEQGISAKFAPWNKSGHGAMIVADSSGEHFPKNTVHTDFVEYVDIAPTIYSAAGIDVEKQTPYLDGFDLAKVIRQPDLKRDYVLGELNQIAGDRVYLRSKRFGFSMKIRPFNGKPGVTHAAGENIMWAVNASAKDVELALYDMKCDPKERNNVAYDPAYAKIANALRIKAQNIFLGDNRLEVNWKKANVSHVSDFAVGAHDRKLPELANLEIPSCKH